From one Streptomyces sp. CA-210063 genomic stretch:
- a CDS encoding phosphatase PAP2 family protein — translation MPSAAGHHRLNRRVFLRSSLGVSAGLIAAPTLATMWQASGAENKAATAFAAFVDDYTTNTTANLTPETNAVVRALGGFAQIWKTGDAWNTGTPLLPEILRANMRYCARVTSRRTEAQARQAFITDRQHQSYSVITGLGPLAELYKAGAMAVTSITSAPDGVPAGKISDSVPADAPAGSANGAGSTTSELGKVAQLVNTVRGPFASGNPAKFSYQYPRPWRMNENSEVVDTGKTDELGFPVYDSDVIVVPQLLRQRGENPAEDGGFPSGHTNALHLAALAYAYAVPERFQEMVTRAFEASHDRIISGMHSTIDVLGGRVMATALAAAALADPKNADLKAAARKQAAEYFQAKTGTTADTLFAYAHSAGTDTDPYADRRANARTVEPKLTYVLTRSGRSTDLTVPKGAEVLLETRLPYLDAAQRREVLRTTALPSGYVLLDGWEQWGRLNLFEAADGYGAFDPDVTVTLDAALGGFHAADTWRNDITGSGGLVKKGSGSLTLAGANRYTGGTVVEAGVLAAGSKEAFGRGDVRVKGGTLSTGDHTVRVRGGYAQAGVLDVTLDRGTDPALVVDGRAVLERGSKLVVRFDAEQAPRSGSTVAVIGARSLQGRFTEVSVAVEGWTAEQVFTAHGVSVRLRKK, via the coding sequence ATGCCGTCAGCTGCCGGGCACCACAGACTCAACCGCCGCGTCTTCCTCAGAAGCTCACTCGGCGTCTCGGCCGGCCTGATCGCCGCTCCGACCCTCGCGACCATGTGGCAGGCCTCCGGGGCCGAGAACAAGGCCGCTACCGCGTTCGCCGCGTTCGTGGACGACTACACCACCAACACCACGGCGAACCTCACCCCCGAGACCAACGCCGTGGTCCGCGCCCTCGGCGGCTTCGCCCAGATCTGGAAGACCGGGGACGCCTGGAACACCGGCACCCCGCTGCTGCCGGAGATCCTGCGCGCCAACATGCGCTACTGCGCGCGTGTCACCTCGCGGCGCACCGAGGCGCAGGCGCGCCAGGCGTTCATCACCGACCGGCAGCACCAGAGCTACTCGGTGATCACGGGTCTCGGCCCGCTCGCGGAGCTGTACAAGGCGGGCGCCATGGCGGTCACCTCGATCACCTCCGCCCCGGACGGCGTCCCGGCGGGCAAGATCAGCGACTCCGTCCCCGCCGACGCTCCCGCCGGGTCCGCGAACGGCGCCGGGTCCACCACCTCCGAGCTCGGGAAGGTGGCCCAGCTCGTCAACACCGTGCGCGGGCCGTTCGCGTCGGGCAACCCGGCCAAGTTCTCCTACCAGTACCCGCGCCCCTGGCGGATGAACGAGAACAGCGAGGTCGTCGACACCGGTAAGACCGACGAGCTCGGGTTCCCGGTCTACGACTCCGACGTGATCGTCGTCCCGCAGCTGCTGCGCCAGCGCGGCGAGAACCCCGCCGAGGACGGCGGCTTCCCCAGCGGTCACACCAACGCCCTCCACCTGGCGGCCCTGGCCTACGCGTACGCCGTCCCGGAGCGCTTCCAGGAGATGGTGACGCGCGCCTTCGAAGCGAGCCACGACCGGATCATCTCGGGCATGCACTCCACGATCGACGTCCTCGGCGGCCGGGTCATGGCCACCGCGCTGGCCGCCGCCGCGCTCGCCGACCCGAAGAACGCCGACCTCAAGGCCGCCGCGCGCAAGCAGGCCGCCGAGTACTTCCAGGCGAAGACGGGCACGACGGCCGACACGCTGTTCGCGTACGCGCACTCGGCGGGCACCGACACCGACCCGTACGCCGACCGCCGGGCCAACGCCCGCACAGTCGAGCCGAAGCTGACGTACGTGCTGACCCGGAGCGGCCGTTCCACGGACCTGACCGTGCCGAAGGGCGCCGAGGTCCTGCTGGAGACGCGGCTGCCGTACCTCGACGCGGCGCAGCGGCGCGAGGTGCTGCGCACGACCGCGCTGCCGTCCGGCTATGTGCTGCTGGACGGCTGGGAGCAGTGGGGCCGGCTCAACCTGTTCGAGGCGGCGGACGGTTACGGCGCCTTCGACCCGGACGTCACCGTCACGCTGGACGCGGCGCTCGGCGGCTTCCACGCGGCCGACACCTGGCGCAACGACATCACCGGCTCGGGCGGTCTCGTCAAGAAGGGCAGCGGTTCGCTGACGCTGGCCGGCGCCAACCGGTACACGGGCGGCACCGTCGTGGAGGCCGGGGTGCTCGCGGCGGGCTCGAAGGAGGCGTTCGGCCGGGGTGACGTCCGGGTGAAGGGCGGCACGCTGAGCACGGGCGACCACACCGTCCGGGTGCGCGGCGGTTACGCGCAGGCCGGAGTCCTCGACGTGACGCTGGACCGGGGCACCGACCCGGCCCTCGTGGTGGACGGGCGCGCGGTCCTGGAGCGGGGCAGCAAGCTGGTGGTCCGCTTCGACGCCGAGCAGGCGCCGCGTTCCGGCAGCACGGTCGCGGTCATCGGGGCGCGGTCCCTGCAGGGCCGGTTCACCGAGGTCTCGGTGGCCGTCGAGGGCTGGACGGCCGAGCAGGTCTTCACGGCGCACGGTGTGTCGGTGCGCCTGCGGAAGAAGTGA
- a CDS encoding N-acetylglucosamine kinase has protein sequence MQDPRPVAVGIDVGGTKTHLRAATGTDSVADHVRASRGWRPHDQVAAAAWLATLVGEALPAHTLPSAVAVGAHACETPRQCEGIRLALQERLQVPCLVVGDAELLVPAAGFEQGVGLVAGTGSVAVGRSTDGTSVQVGGWGAVLGDEGGAAGLVREAARAVWAAHDRGEAPDALADRLVAAFQVSEVPALGGALEAATAISADWGRHAPAVFEAAEEGSVLAHRVIADGGRALASLVARLAARGVAVDDVVVAGGTILSRPALYSAFAEALLDAVPSARPRVLQVPPVEGALTLSRTLLRPVTR, from the coding sequence GTGCAGGACCCCAGGCCCGTCGCGGTCGGTATCGACGTGGGCGGCACCAAGACCCATCTCCGTGCTGCCACGGGGACGGACTCCGTCGCCGATCATGTCCGTGCGAGCCGCGGCTGGCGGCCGCACGACCAGGTGGCCGCCGCCGCATGGCTGGCCACGCTGGTCGGGGAGGCGCTGCCCGCGCACACCCTTCCGTCCGCTGTGGCCGTCGGCGCCCATGCCTGCGAGACGCCCCGGCAGTGCGAAGGGATACGTCTAGCTCTCCAGGAACGGCTTCAGGTGCCGTGCCTGGTGGTGGGGGACGCCGAACTACTGGTGCCCGCCGCCGGTTTCGAGCAGGGGGTGGGTCTGGTCGCGGGCACCGGTTCGGTGGCCGTCGGCCGGTCCACCGACGGCACTTCCGTGCAGGTCGGCGGCTGGGGTGCGGTCCTCGGCGACGAGGGCGGCGCCGCGGGTCTGGTCCGTGAGGCGGCCCGTGCCGTCTGGGCGGCGCACGACCGGGGCGAGGCGCCCGACGCACTCGCCGACCGGCTCGTCGCCGCCTTCCAGGTGAGCGAAGTCCCGGCCCTCGGTGGGGCGTTGGAGGCCGCCACGGCCATCTCCGCCGACTGGGGCCGGCACGCTCCCGCGGTGTTCGAGGCCGCCGAGGAGGGCTCTGTGCTCGCCCACCGGGTGATCGCCGACGGGGGCCGCGCGCTCGCCTCGCTCGTCGCGCGGCTCGCCGCCCGCGGGGTCGCCGTGGACGACGTGGTGGTGGCCGGCGGGACGATCCTGTCCCGGCCCGCGCTGTACTCCGCATTCGCCGAAGCACTCCTGGACGCTGTACCGTCCGCGCGACCGCGTGTGCTCCAAGTACCGCCGGTCGAAGGGGCGTTGACACTCTCACGAACTCTCCTCCGACCGGTCACCCGCTGA
- a CDS encoding ROK family protein → MHLSESARAVFAVLAASSTATRPQLATGARLSKPTVSSAVAELEAAGLAARSGTLSGGTGRSAAVYDLGRAAGAVLAVDLGPSVTRVRICALDGTLLAEGTGLRADTVGVVEDVLSGLSADAPLRAIVVAVGDVTTQGREGTAVRPATAKAGPIFDALTVALPPGVPVHVENNVNCAALAELHEGAARGRDTFGYLRIGVGIGLGVVIGGHVLRGANGAAGEVARLPYPWDADREPRHEGLEEHIGARSLLRRAADAWRDTDGLCPDTVDGLFALADAGHTTARAVVGRHAADVGRLAAAATAVLDPGLIVLGGAVGSKPQLLPGVRAELARLSWPTEVMSSALGDSGTVVGASRLAVARGIQTVTGGAAVKH, encoded by the coding sequence ATGCACCTGAGCGAGAGCGCCCGCGCTGTCTTCGCCGTACTGGCCGCGTCGAGCACCGCCACCCGCCCCCAACTGGCCACCGGGGCGCGGCTTTCCAAGCCGACCGTCTCCTCCGCCGTGGCCGAACTGGAGGCCGCCGGTCTCGCCGCCCGCTCGGGCACCCTCTCCGGCGGCACGGGCAGGTCAGCGGCCGTATACGATCTCGGGCGCGCCGCCGGCGCGGTTCTCGCCGTCGACCTCGGCCCCAGCGTCACCCGGGTGCGGATCTGTGCCCTGGACGGCACGCTGCTCGCCGAGGGCACCGGCCTGCGGGCGGACACCGTCGGCGTGGTCGAGGACGTCCTGTCCGGGCTGTCGGCCGACGCGCCGCTGCGCGCCATCGTCGTCGCCGTGGGCGACGTCACCACCCAGGGCCGGGAGGGCACGGCCGTGCGCCCGGCGACCGCCAAGGCCGGCCCCATCTTCGACGCCCTGACCGTGGCGCTCCCGCCGGGCGTGCCCGTCCACGTCGAGAACAACGTGAACTGCGCCGCCCTGGCCGAGCTGCACGAAGGCGCCGCCCGTGGCCGGGACACCTTCGGGTATCTGCGGATCGGCGTCGGTATCGGTCTCGGTGTCGTCATCGGCGGCCACGTGCTGCGCGGCGCGAACGGCGCCGCCGGTGAGGTGGCCCGCCTGCCCTACCCGTGGGACGCGGACCGCGAACCGCGCCACGAGGGCCTGGAGGAGCACATCGGAGCGCGCTCCCTGCTCCGCCGGGCGGCGGACGCCTGGCGGGACACCGACGGCCTGTGCCCCGACACCGTCGACGGGCTGTTCGCGCTGGCCGACGCCGGGCACACCACCGCCCGCGCGGTCGTCGGCCGCCATGCCGCCGACGTGGGTCGGCTCGCCGCCGCGGCCACCGCCGTCCTGGACCCCGGGCTGATCGTGCTGGGCGGCGCCGTCGGCTCGAAGCCCCAGCTCCTGCCCGGCGTACGGGCCGAACTGGCCAGACTCAGCTGGCCCACCGAGGTCATGAGCAGCGCGCTCGGCGACAGCGGCACCGTGGTGGGAGCCAGTCGGCTGGCCGTGGCCCGCGGAATCCAAACCGTGACCGGAGGGGCGGCGGTGAAGCATTGA
- a CDS encoding extracellular solute-binding protein: MITVGVRRSRRLGRGGMRRLVPLAAGASAAVLLLSACGGGSESGGTSKSLTFWISTVPGQDAGWKKMVAQYEKETGVKVKLVNIPYDGYATKLRNSAQANSLPDVAAVPALDPIWSNKLIDLSDIANNKTNKINANFVAKDSSGKVLSIPSDVTASGMFINKSLFEKAGVDYPTSPDKTWTWDEFIKAADEVREKTKAKYSLTFDQSPSRLRAMVYEMGGKYVHADDSGKFSVDAATKKAVNTFVGWNDDKTMPKSVWTSGADPSAMFQSGDVVAYWSGVWQVAAYAESITKFEWASVPTPAQPVQASDVNSGGMTVGFNNNADAAAAAEKFLSWLYEPDHYKALCEASGFLPVETGLNPKYPFKSEAAQAAFKLYNESIPLYDPISGYFNSAQTNWVLKGKSLADDPTKAELGKAINGEQSADKALQNIVDGYNTQVGG, from the coding sequence ATGATCACTGTGGGTGTGCGGCGCTCCCGCCGACTCGGCCGCGGCGGAATGCGCCGCCTGGTTCCCCTCGCTGCCGGCGCCTCGGCAGCCGTCCTTCTGCTCTCCGCCTGCGGAGGGGGATCCGAGTCGGGCGGGACCTCCAAGTCGCTGACGTTCTGGATCTCCACGGTTCCGGGGCAGGACGCGGGCTGGAAGAAGATGGTGGCGCAGTACGAGAAGGAAACCGGCGTCAAGGTCAAACTCGTCAACATCCCCTACGACGGCTATGCGACGAAGCTGCGCAACTCCGCGCAGGCGAACTCGCTGCCCGACGTGGCGGCCGTGCCGGCGCTGGACCCGATCTGGTCGAACAAGCTGATCGACCTCAGCGACATCGCCAACAACAAGACCAACAAGATCAACGCCAACTTCGTCGCCAAGGACTCGTCCGGGAAGGTGCTGTCCATTCCCTCGGACGTCACCGCGTCCGGCATGTTCATCAACAAGTCGCTCTTCGAGAAGGCCGGCGTCGACTACCCGACCTCGCCCGACAAGACCTGGACCTGGGACGAGTTCATCAAGGCGGCGGACGAGGTCCGGGAGAAGACCAAGGCCAAGTACTCCCTGACCTTCGACCAGTCGCCGTCCCGGCTGCGCGCCATGGTGTACGAGATGGGCGGGAAGTACGTCCACGCCGACGACTCCGGCAAGTTCTCGGTGGACGCGGCGACCAAGAAGGCCGTGAACACCTTCGTCGGATGGAACGACGACAAGACCATGCCGAAGTCGGTGTGGACCAGCGGCGCCGACCCGTCGGCCATGTTCCAGAGCGGTGACGTCGTCGCCTACTGGTCCGGCGTGTGGCAGGTCGCCGCCTACGCGGAGAGCATCACGAAGTTCGAGTGGGCGAGCGTCCCGACTCCCGCCCAGCCGGTGCAGGCCAGTGACGTCAACAGCGGCGGCATGACGGTGGGCTTCAATAACAACGCCGACGCGGCCGCCGCCGCGGAGAAGTTCCTGTCCTGGCTGTACGAGCCCGACCACTACAAGGCGCTGTGCGAGGCCTCCGGCTTCCTGCCGGTCGAGACCGGTCTGAACCCGAAGTACCCCTTCAAGTCCGAGGCGGCGCAGGCGGCGTTCAAGCTCTACAACGAGTCCATCCCGCTCTACGACCCGATCTCCGGCTACTTCAACAGCGCGCAGACGAACTGGGTGCTGAAGGGCAAGAGCCTCGCCGACGACCCGACCAAGGCGGAGCTCGGCAAGGCGATCAACGGCGAGCAGTCGGCCGACAAGGCCCTGCAGAACATCGTCGACGGCTACAACACGCAGGTCGGCGGCTGA
- a CDS encoding carbohydrate ABC transporter permease, producing the protein MTTTDTVRKVDTDSVPAVSRKRSRGAASGGLRRAIAPTTLLWVLAGLYGLPVLWFVLSSLKPAGDLFSLPLTLFPDDPTVSGYKEAWASANFSGYFINTIIVCVIATILTVGVSCCTGYALAKYDNKWLKAFFLCILATTMLPAEVMLAPLFLVVRDLGLYNSLSGIILPALLTATGCFMFRQFFLTVPDELIEAARIDGARELSIFMRIMVPLSRPIMLTLAILSFQWRWNDYIWPLLMLNDPEKFTVQIGIQSLVGAQNINWSVLLGGSVISMVPLIVVFLVFQKYVMNADINAGLKD; encoded by the coding sequence ATGACAACCACAGACACAGTGCGCAAGGTCGACACCGATTCCGTGCCGGCCGTCTCCAGGAAGCGGTCCCGCGGCGCGGCGAGCGGCGGGCTTCGGCGCGCGATTGCCCCGACGACTCTGCTGTGGGTCCTGGCGGGCCTCTACGGGCTGCCGGTGCTGTGGTTCGTCCTCAGCTCCTTGAAGCCGGCGGGAGACCTGTTCTCCCTTCCGCTGACGCTGTTCCCGGACGACCCCACCGTGTCGGGTTACAAGGAAGCGTGGGCAAGCGCCAACTTCTCCGGGTACTTCATCAACACGATCATCGTGTGCGTGATCGCGACGATCCTCACGGTGGGGGTCAGCTGCTGCACCGGGTACGCGCTGGCCAAGTACGACAACAAATGGCTCAAGGCCTTCTTCCTCTGCATCCTGGCCACCACGATGCTGCCGGCCGAGGTCATGCTCGCCCCGCTGTTCCTGGTGGTCCGCGACCTCGGCCTCTACAACTCGCTCTCCGGCATCATCCTCCCGGCCCTGCTCACCGCGACCGGGTGCTTCATGTTCCGCCAGTTCTTCCTGACGGTCCCCGACGAGCTCATCGAGGCCGCCCGCATCGACGGCGCGCGTGAACTGTCGATCTTCATGCGGATCATGGTGCCGCTCTCCCGGCCCATCATGCTGACGCTCGCCATCCTGTCGTTCCAGTGGAGGTGGAACGACTACATCTGGCCGCTGCTGATGCTGAACGACCCCGAGAAGTTCACGGTGCAGATCGGCATCCAGAGCCTCGTCGGCGCGCAGAACATCAACTGGTCGGTGCTGCTCGGCGGATCGGTCATCTCCATGGTCCCGCTGATCGTCGTCTTCCTGGTGTTCCAGAAGTACGTCATGAACGCCGACATCAACGCCGGACTGAAGGACTGA
- a CDS encoding carbohydrate ABC transporter permease, whose product MTKRASDASDVSVSPPRRRSKYTLAPLVLITGNVVLFALFFVWPAVIGLVYSFTNYTGVGSFQFVGLDNYQKLLGDSTFYSATTRTLLYTVLFVPLNFVLSLLIANVLVSKHAKGASVARIFFFIPWLLSPIIVGVLWRWLFGENFGLVNYLIEKVGGSAVPWQSNADLSLIVVVVAAAWAWTGFSMLLFIAAIKNVPTSYYEAAALDGAGPWRQFISITLPSIAPTSFIVILLNTIHAMKEYAVFASLNNGGPGTSNNLLVQYIYQTGFKTGQIGYASAASFVLMLILMAVAIIQMMVNRRVENR is encoded by the coding sequence ATGACAAAACGCGCCTCGGACGCTTCGGACGTGTCCGTGAGCCCGCCCAGGAGACGAAGCAAGTACACCCTCGCACCGCTCGTCCTCATCACGGGCAATGTCGTGCTCTTCGCGCTGTTCTTCGTCTGGCCGGCGGTGATCGGGCTCGTCTACTCCTTCACGAACTACACGGGTGTGGGGTCGTTCCAGTTCGTCGGACTGGACAACTACCAGAAGCTGCTCGGGGACTCGACCTTCTACTCCGCGACGACCCGCACGCTGCTGTACACCGTGCTCTTCGTCCCGCTGAACTTCGTGTTGTCGCTGCTCATCGCCAACGTGCTGGTGAGCAAGCACGCCAAGGGCGCGTCGGTCGCCCGTATCTTCTTCTTCATCCCGTGGCTGCTGTCGCCCATCATCGTGGGTGTCCTGTGGCGATGGCTGTTCGGTGAGAACTTCGGACTGGTCAACTACCTCATCGAGAAGGTCGGCGGAAGCGCCGTTCCCTGGCAGTCGAACGCGGACCTGTCACTGATCGTGGTCGTGGTGGCGGCAGCCTGGGCCTGGACGGGCTTCTCCATGCTGCTGTTCATCGCGGCGATCAAGAACGTACCGACGTCGTACTACGAGGCGGCGGCGCTCGACGGCGCCGGTCCGTGGCGCCAGTTCATCAGCATCACCCTGCCGAGCATCGCCCCCACGTCCTTCATCGTCATCCTGCTCAACACGATCCACGCGATGAAGGAATACGCGGTGTTCGCCTCCCTCAACAACGGTGGACCCGGAACGTCGAACAACCTGCTTGTCCAGTACATCTACCAGACGGGGTTCAAGACGGGCCAGATCGGCTACGCGAGCGCCGCGTCGTTCGTGCTCATGCTCATCCTGATGGCCGTCGCGATCATCCAGATGATGGTCAACCGGCGGGTGGAGAACCGATGA
- a CDS encoding nucleoside/nucleotide kinase family protein, protein MPLTFDDLLERAASLVRPGRRALLGIAGSPGAGKTTLAEQVTRTLNGDGEPWVVHVPMDGFHLADVELARLGRPDRKGAPDTFDAAGYAALLARLHGDEDDIVYAPGFERTLEQPVAGSIPVPPTARLVVTEGNYLLLGDRPWPRVRSHLDEVWFCDLDETERVRRLVARHEEFGKEHEEAVTWVLGTDQRNAELVAATRGRADLVVPASAMPQVGAEA, encoded by the coding sequence ATGCCCCTGACCTTCGACGACCTGCTGGAGCGGGCCGCTTCCCTCGTCCGACCCGGCCGCCGGGCCCTCCTCGGTATCGCCGGCAGCCCCGGCGCGGGGAAGACCACCCTGGCCGAGCAGGTGACGCGCACACTCAACGGCGACGGCGAGCCCTGGGTCGTCCACGTCCCCATGGACGGCTTCCACCTCGCCGACGTCGAACTGGCCCGCCTCGGCCGCCCGGACCGCAAGGGCGCGCCGGACACCTTCGACGCGGCCGGGTACGCGGCCCTGCTGGCGAGGCTGCACGGCGACGAGGACGACATCGTCTACGCACCGGGCTTCGAGCGCACCCTGGAGCAGCCCGTCGCCGGCTCGATCCCGGTGCCGCCCACGGCCCGTCTGGTCGTCACCGAGGGGAACTACCTCCTCCTGGGAGACCGCCCCTGGCCCCGCGTCCGGTCCCACCTCGACGAGGTCTGGTTCTGCGACCTCGACGAAACGGAACGCGTACGCCGCCTCGTCGCCCGCCACGAGGAGTTCGGCAAGGAGCACGAGGAGGCGGTCACCTGGGTCCTCGGCACGGATCAGCGCAACGCGGAGCTGGTGGCGGCGACTCGGGGGCGGGCGGACCTGGTGGTGCCGGCGTCGGCCATGCCGCAGGTGGGGGCGGAGGCCTGA